One stretch of Rosistilla oblonga DNA includes these proteins:
- a CDS encoding Gfo/Idh/MocA family protein, producing the protein MRLRVGVIGLGPAWQHRHRPALMMMRDRFQVRAIYAPVAHLAAQAARDFEAETMDGYRALIHRSDIDAVIVLDSSWQGWLPLVAACEAGKAVYWASDLNIDAHRAAQLKEQVDKSGIAFMAEFPRRYAPATLRLKELLATTLGKPQLLFCHRRLGRTEPTSTNLVSDVPQHQERTTRELVEIVDWCRYVVADNPTHLNSTVYGEPGKEAYRQLSMRFGTGPGAVCAQISAGQYVPSSWQEAIGFRPSADMQICCEHGLAFIDLPSTLVWFDDAGRHVESLETELPVGEQLLIQFHRSVTSLVRKMANLQDAHYALQVIRLAQQSAETGQRICLNELFSPTPPI; encoded by the coding sequence ATGCGACTTCGAGTTGGCGTTATTGGTCTTGGGCCCGCGTGGCAACATCGGCATCGGCCCGCATTGATGATGATGCGCGATCGCTTTCAGGTTCGAGCGATCTACGCGCCGGTCGCTCACCTCGCGGCTCAAGCGGCTCGCGACTTCGAAGCCGAAACGATGGACGGCTACCGCGCTTTGATCCATCGCTCGGACATCGATGCAGTGATCGTGTTGGACAGCAGTTGGCAGGGCTGGCTGCCGCTGGTCGCCGCCTGTGAAGCGGGTAAAGCGGTCTACTGGGCCAGCGATCTAAATATCGACGCCCACCGAGCGGCTCAGCTGAAGGAACAAGTCGACAAATCGGGGATCGCCTTTATGGCTGAATTCCCCCGCCGCTACGCACCGGCAACGCTACGGTTAAAAGAACTACTGGCGACAACGCTCGGCAAACCCCAGCTGCTCTTTTGCCATCGCCGACTGGGACGCACCGAACCGACATCGACCAACCTGGTTTCGGACGTTCCGCAGCATCAAGAGCGGACGACGCGCGAGCTGGTCGAGATCGTCGATTGGTGTCGCTACGTCGTCGCCGACAACCCAACTCATTTGAACTCGACGGTCTACGGCGAACCGGGCAAAGAGGCGTATCGCCAGTTGAGCATGCGATTTGGGACCGGGCCAGGAGCGGTTTGCGCCCAGATCTCCGCCGGCCAATACGTTCCCTCCAGCTGGCAAGAAGCGATCGGATTTCGCCCTAGCGCCGACATGCAGATCTGTTGCGAACACGGCCTCGCCTTCATCGACTTGCCCAGCACTTTGGTCTGGTTCGACGACGCCGGCCGGCACGTCGAATCGCTCGAGACCGAGCTGCCGGTTGGTGAACAGCTGTTGATTCAATTCCATCGCAGTGTCACCAGTTTGGTGCGAAAGATGGCAAACCTGCAGGATGCACACTACGCTTTACAGGTGATTCGTCTCGCCCAGCAGAGTGCAGAGACGGGCCAACGCATCTGTCTGAACGAATTATTCAGTCCTACTCCTCCGATTTAG
- a CDS encoding sugar phosphate isomerase/epimerase family protein, translated as MHDSHFTAQSPLSRRQLLTSSIAAASLAAISPQLAGAAEMIPGRHAPKFKFSLAAYSYRSLLQGKGDAAPKMDLLGFIDECARMQLDGVELTSYYMPEEPTEAYLIGLRSHCFRQGLAVSGTAIRNDFGHSETATRNRELEHVRRWIDHAATLHAPMIRIFAGHGQKGNSPEQTHELMVEGIQKSCEYAGKHGIYLALENHGGVTASADGLLKLVRDVDSPWLGVNLDTGNFRFGGEPYEQMEAVAKYAVNVQVKVVVKDADGKPQPMDFPRLKKILTDANYRGFVVLEYEEPGDVPAECRRYVQQMRTDLAL; from the coding sequence ATGCACGACTCTCACTTCACCGCCCAGTCGCCGTTGTCGCGTCGCCAGTTGTTGACAAGCTCGATCGCCGCAGCCTCCTTGGCCGCGATTTCGCCACAACTTGCTGGCGCTGCCGAGATGATTCCGGGACGTCATGCACCGAAGTTCAAGTTCTCTTTGGCCGCCTACAGCTACCGCTCGCTGCTGCAGGGAAAAGGTGATGCGGCGCCGAAGATGGACCTGCTGGGCTTCATCGACGAATGCGCCCGGATGCAATTGGATGGCGTGGAGCTGACCAGTTATTACATGCCCGAAGAGCCGACCGAAGCCTATCTGATCGGGCTGCGTTCGCATTGCTTCCGCCAAGGCCTCGCCGTTTCGGGAACCGCGATCCGCAACGACTTTGGTCACAGCGAAACCGCGACTCGGAACCGCGAACTGGAACACGTGCGACGTTGGATCGATCACGCCGCCACGCTTCACGCTCCGATGATTCGGATCTTCGCCGGCCACGGGCAAAAGGGAAACTCTCCCGAACAGACCCACGAACTGATGGTCGAAGGGATCCAGAAGTCGTGTGAGTACGCGGGGAAACACGGGATCTATTTGGCGTTGGAAAACCATGGCGGCGTGACCGCATCGGCTGACGGGCTGCTGAAACTGGTTCGCGATGTCGATAGCCCTTGGCTGGGCGTGAACCTCGACACCGGCAACTTCCGCTTCGGCGGCGAGCCCTACGAACAGATGGAAGCTGTCGCCAAATATGCCGTCAACGTACAGGTGAAAGTCGTTGTCAAAGACGCCGATGGCAAACCGCAACCGATGGACTTCCCACGGTTGAAAAAGATCCTTACCGACGCCAACTACCGCGGCTTCGTCGTGCTCGAATACGAAGAACCCGGCGATGTTCCAGCGGAGTGCCGCCGCTATGTCCAGCAGATGCGCACCGACCTCGCGTTATAA
- a CDS encoding serine/threonine protein kinase — translation MADHTSTGIVLSATDHRLPDPMPVGLSKYTNFKDMAEGGSGKLRSCWDTVVNRLVVMKTLQPKFIHDPKENRRFLREARITAMLQHPNTVPVYEIGHDPEVGIYFTMKRISGENFFQALKRIAMGDEATTEAYSLQRRIEIAISAAQALAYAHVRGVIHRDVKPENIWIGNFGEVILLDWGVAKVWGHSDESESFLFRREDVEDEEMQLRTLTGGGQRPGTPLYMSPEQVRGYKYLDERSDIFSMGIVLYEMLAIREPFRGRNINETFNNIQNVDPPKPSERSPDREIPPAADEIVMKAIQKKPTARYQSMRAMIDDMHELLENRKFS, via the coding sequence ATGGCTGATCATACCTCGACCGGCATCGTTCTCTCGGCGACCGACCATCGGCTTCCCGATCCGATGCCTGTTGGATTGTCGAAATATACGAACTTCAAGGACATGGCCGAGGGGGGGAGCGGGAAGCTGCGCTCCTGTTGGGACACGGTTGTCAATCGCTTGGTCGTGATGAAGACCTTGCAACCGAAGTTCATCCACGATCCCAAGGAAAACCGCCGGTTCCTCCGCGAAGCGCGGATCACCGCGATGCTGCAGCATCCCAATACCGTGCCGGTCTACGAGATCGGGCACGATCCGGAGGTGGGGATCTATTTCACGATGAAGCGGATCTCGGGGGAAAACTTCTTCCAGGCGCTCAAGCGGATCGCGATGGGGGACGAAGCGACAACGGAAGCTTATTCGCTGCAGCGACGTATCGAGATCGCGATCTCTGCGGCGCAAGCGCTCGCCTATGCGCACGTCCGTGGTGTGATCCATCGCGATGTGAAGCCCGAAAATATCTGGATCGGTAACTTCGGCGAGGTGATCCTGTTGGACTGGGGCGTCGCAAAAGTCTGGGGACACTCCGACGAATCGGAATCGTTTTTGTTCCGCCGCGAAGACGTGGAAGACGAGGAGATGCAGTTGCGCACCCTTACTGGCGGGGGACAGCGGCCGGGGACTCCCTTATATATGTCTCCCGAGCAGGTTCGCGGCTACAAATATCTCGACGAGCGGAGCGATATCTTCAGCATGGGGATCGTGCTTTACGAAATGCTGGCAATTCGCGAGCCGTTCCGTGGACGCAACATCAACGAGACGTTTAACAACATCCAGAACGTCGATCCTCCCAAGCCGAGCGAGCGCTCTCCGGATCGAGAGATCCCACCGGCGGCGGATGAGATCGTGATGAAAGCGATCCAGAAGAAGCCGACAGCACGCTATCAATCGATGCGGGCGATGATCGACGACATGCACGAACTGCTGGAGAACCGCAAGTTCTCCTGA
- a CDS encoding thioredoxin family protein: MFSVLLTALLSVVASEQAPSPDYATAYRSAQEEGKPLMVVVGADWCPACVNLKQNTIASLKQAGDLEGVEMAIVNRDTQPGLAGKLMRGPMMPQIIVFSKGNAGSWTRTQLTGFQTRDSLRSLIKRAVRNKGT; this comes from the coding sequence ATGTTTTCAGTGCTACTGACTGCTTTACTCTCGGTCGTTGCTTCGGAGCAAGCGCCCAGTCCCGACTATGCAACTGCATATCGGTCGGCTCAAGAAGAGGGGAAGCCGTTGATGGTAGTCGTGGGTGCCGATTGGTGCCCAGCGTGTGTGAATCTCAAGCAAAACACAATCGCGTCGTTGAAGCAGGCGGGCGATTTGGAAGGTGTGGAAATGGCGATCGTCAATCGCGACACGCAGCCCGGCTTGGCAGGGAAATTGATGCGTGGCCCGATGATGCCCCAGATCATTGTCTTTTCCAAAGGCAATGCAGGATCATGGACCCGAACTCAGTTGACTGGCTTTCAGACCCGAGATTCGCTGCGGTCGCTGATCAAACGCGCCGTTCGCAACAAGGGAACTTGA
- a CDS encoding S46 family peptidase, which produces MNKVSLVLAFLLSSSSFADEGMWLFNDLPNEYLRDRYSFKADDAWVKRLMQASVRLNSGGSGSFVSSDGLVLTNHHVASDTLHKLSTADRNLIEEGFLARSHEQELKAPDLEINQLVEIIDVTEKVAAAVTPAMSPEHAVTARRAVIAEIEKDSLDRTGLRSDVVTLFGGAQYHLYRYKKYTDVRLVWAPETSIAFFGGDADNFEYPRYCMDATILRVYEQGKPAKIENFLPWSDTEIDEHELVFVSGHPGRTQRIFTVEALKYLRDHRLPYVLDYLRRKEVLMQQFGLRGKEESRRAQDELFGIQNSRKAYGGMLAGLQDPKTMQEKVRRQQRVLEAVRSKQPEAAAAWETIARLQQQRVEILDQTSGFRSRLYDLAETLVLMAAEDKKPNSERLPELRVSNRDSLLQDLLSTAPIYNDLEQVKLTDELMRLAERRGGDDPLVVEILDGKRPDVRAAELVFGTKVGDLETRKQFVEVGAPLIDKSEDPMILLARAMQGEYQRLRKIRDELDEQEKQAYTQITEASLAAGSTSKYPDATFTLRLAIGTIKGYSQNGVEVPAWTKMEGIFDYAAKHAGQEDYELPESWQRAAAAIPRATPMNFVCTADIIGGNSGSPVVNRAGELVGLIFDGNIQSLTADYIYTSDQARAVSVSAAAIRVALEKIYGAPFLADQLGR; this is translated from the coding sequence ATGAACAAGGTTTCTCTAGTGCTCGCTTTCTTGTTATCCAGCAGCAGTTTTGCCGACGAAGGGATGTGGTTGTTCAACGACCTTCCCAACGAATACTTGCGAGATCGCTACAGCTTCAAAGCCGATGACGCTTGGGTGAAGCGACTGATGCAGGCCTCGGTGCGGCTGAACTCCGGCGGTTCGGGCTCTTTTGTGTCGAGCGATGGACTTGTGTTGACGAACCATCACGTCGCCTCGGACACGCTGCATAAACTGAGCACGGCCGATCGCAACCTGATCGAAGAGGGTTTTCTTGCGCGATCGCACGAACAGGAACTGAAAGCCCCCGACCTCGAAATAAACCAGTTGGTTGAGATCATCGACGTCACCGAAAAGGTGGCTGCCGCGGTCACGCCAGCGATGTCTCCCGAGCACGCCGTCACCGCGCGGCGGGCCGTGATCGCAGAGATCGAAAAGGACTCGCTCGACCGGACCGGGCTGCGGTCGGATGTCGTGACGCTCTTCGGCGGCGCGCAATATCATCTGTACCGATACAAAAAGTACACCGACGTCCGTTTGGTCTGGGCTCCCGAGACCAGCATCGCCTTCTTCGGCGGCGACGCCGACAACTTCGAATACCCTCGCTACTGCATGGACGCCACGATCCTGCGGGTCTACGAACAGGGGAAGCCGGCCAAGATCGAGAACTTCCTGCCGTGGAGCGATACGGAGATCGATGAGCACGAACTGGTCTTCGTCTCCGGGCATCCGGGGCGGACACAGCGGATCTTTACTGTCGAGGCGCTGAAGTACTTGCGCGACCACCGGCTTCCTTATGTGCTTGATTACTTGCGGCGCAAAGAGGTGCTGATGCAGCAGTTTGGGCTTCGTGGCAAAGAGGAATCACGCCGGGCTCAGGACGAACTGTTCGGTATCCAGAACTCGCGGAAAGCGTACGGTGGCATGTTGGCTGGGCTGCAAGATCCCAAGACGATGCAGGAGAAGGTCCGTCGTCAGCAGCGGGTGCTCGAAGCGGTCCGGTCCAAACAGCCCGAAGCGGCAGCGGCCTGGGAAACGATCGCTCGACTGCAACAACAACGTGTCGAAATCCTCGATCAGACCAGCGGCTTCCGGTCGCGACTGTACGATTTGGCGGAGACGCTGGTCTTGATGGCTGCTGAAGATAAGAAGCCGAATTCCGAGCGATTGCCCGAACTGCGCGTCTCCAATCGCGATTCGCTGCTGCAGGATCTACTGAGCACTGCGCCGATCTACAACGATCTGGAGCAAGTCAAATTGACCGATGAACTGATGCGGTTGGCGGAGCGTCGCGGTGGCGACGATCCGCTGGTCGTCGAGATTCTCGACGGTAAACGACCCGACGTCCGCGCGGCCGAACTCGTCTTCGGCACCAAGGTCGGCGATCTCGAGACGCGGAAGCAGTTCGTCGAAGTCGGCGCGCCGTTGATCGACAAATCGGAGGACCCGATGATCCTGCTGGCCCGAGCGATGCAGGGGGAATACCAACGATTGCGGAAGATCCGCGACGAACTGGACGAACAGGAGAAACAGGCTTACACGCAGATCACCGAAGCTTCGCTCGCCGCCGGCAGCACGTCGAAGTATCCCGACGCAACCTTCACGCTGCGACTGGCGATCGGCACGATCAAAGGGTATTCGCAGAACGGGGTAGAGGTTCCGGCCTGGACGAAGATGGAGGGGATCTTCGATTACGCAGCGAAACATGCGGGGCAGGAAGATTACGAACTTCCCGAAAGCTGGCAGCGTGCGGCCGCCGCGATCCCGCGGGCAACGCCGATGAACTTTGTTTGTACGGCGGACATTATCGGCGGCAACAGCGGCAGCCCGGTCGTGAATCGCGCCGGCGAACTGGTCGGGCTGATCTTCGACGGGAACATCCAGAGTTTGACGGCCGATTACATCTATACGTCCGATCAGGCACGAGCGGTTTCGGTTTCGGCAGCCGCAATTCGGGTGGCTTTGGAAAAAATTTATGGTGCGCCGTTTCTCGCCGATCAGTTGGGGCGCTAA
- a CDS encoding glutamine synthetase beta-grasp domain-containing protein, protein MTKCKLEYVWLDGYQPTQLLRSKTKIEDDFSGNVEDAKMWSFDGSSTEQATGGKSDLLLKPVKVIPDPGRIGTGFLVMCEVLNSDGTPHKTNGRATIADDDGDFWFGFEQEYTLWDSETQKPVGFPEQGFPAPQGPYYCSVGGGRAVGREIVEEHLELCLQAGLNVEGINAEVMLGQWEFQIFAKGARDAGDQIWLARYLLDRTAESHGVEINYHCKPVKGDWNGSGMHANFSNSLLRTCGSQEVYEAVCQAFEPRIKEHIDVYGADNDQRLTGLHETQSIDKFSYGVSDRGASIRIPIFTVEHGWKGWLEDRRPASNADPYMVASAIIATVKSAKLPVNA, encoded by the coding sequence ATGACCAAGTGCAAACTCGAATACGTTTGGCTCGATGGATATCAGCCAACACAATTGCTCCGCAGCAAGACCAAGATCGAAGATGATTTCAGCGGCAACGTTGAAGACGCCAAGATGTGGTCATTTGACGGATCGTCTACCGAACAAGCGACCGGCGGCAAGTCGGATCTGTTGCTCAAGCCCGTTAAAGTGATCCCCGATCCAGGCCGTATCGGAACTGGATTCCTGGTCATGTGCGAAGTCCTCAATTCCGACGGCACGCCGCACAAGACCAATGGTCGGGCGACGATCGCCGACGACGATGGCGATTTCTGGTTCGGTTTCGAGCAGGAATACACTCTGTGGGATTCGGAAACACAAAAGCCAGTCGGCTTTCCTGAGCAAGGCTTCCCAGCCCCTCAAGGTCCTTATTACTGTAGCGTTGGTGGTGGCCGAGCGGTTGGCCGCGAGATCGTCGAAGAGCACCTGGAATTGTGCCTGCAAGCTGGTCTGAACGTCGAAGGCATCAACGCCGAAGTGATGTTGGGACAATGGGAATTCCAGATCTTCGCTAAGGGTGCACGCGACGCTGGCGATCAAATCTGGTTGGCTCGTTACCTGTTGGATCGCACCGCGGAAAGCCACGGCGTCGAGATCAATTACCACTGCAAACCAGTCAAGGGCGACTGGAACGGTAGCGGTATGCACGCCAACTTCAGTAACAGCCTGCTGCGTACCTGCGGCAGCCAAGAAGTTTACGAAGCGGTTTGCCAAGCCTTCGAACCACGCATCAAAGAACACATCGATGTCTATGGTGCCGACAACGATCAGCGCTTGACCGGTCTGCACGAAACACAGTCGATCGACAAGTTCAGCTACGGCGTTTCGGACCGTGGTGCTTCGATCCGAATTCCGATCTTCACCGTCGAGCACGGCTGGAAGGGTTGGCTGGAAGATCGTCGCCCAGCGTCGAATGCGGATCCGTACATGGTCGCCAGTGCGATTATCGCGACCGTTAAGAGCGCAAAACTGCCCGTCAACGCATAA
- a CDS encoding AAA family ATPase, with translation MAVDSKWLPISRAEILPKVLDGLQQRFIYSDEIGDVLSAALYEPCNLLLWGPGGHGKSDMVLAALRAIGLTDDEIFIQSFGEGMSEDRLWGGPDMASLDTCVRYDTSRSFLAPQYKVVIFEELFDAPAQALLPLKDVLTRRVFMNGPDRVPMHAKVVIACTNKDPRDFVEGNDAVQALMERFLLQKEVRWPQYEEKNYRELFAKVHPNASAAGYEFQRLLSRVIAGLNEEAFTMSPRMALQSLEVVANCARIRGDNLITADAFQSIRFVQGMQSYTADLSRKIEKQLPSGAIKLKLETSDLRDASEDPLRTSRAQIPALISNSLKSRYIHCDEIIQVLTHAFYQPCNVLLWGPGGHGKSDMVMTALRKLGYGEEEIFLQSFGEGMSEDRLWGGPDISKLDECLEYDTARSFLPYEMVVLEEILDASSQALLPLKDVLTRRTFMNGSRPVPMKSKVIIACTNKDPREFAKDSDAIKALLERFPLQLEVRWPSYVQSDYEALFAKSQPDASSDKRKLQRIYAHVIASLNDEREAGFKVSPRIALGGLRLAVNSVGRHGRKRMIVEDILTIRNVQGMESYKRDVESLIRSALLEGGIEVLLSDIDERAIKLRGEMDAINAKFDAARTFEGEARSEMNDLAIEAMIELISSVDRLRMELVQIVVTDPKLIQWKKLSEKNVEELADEIEAGT, from the coding sequence GTGGCTGTCGATTCAAAATGGTTACCAATTTCGCGAGCGGAGATCCTGCCCAAGGTGCTCGATGGCCTGCAGCAGCGGTTCATCTACAGCGACGAAATCGGTGACGTCCTTTCGGCGGCACTCTACGAACCGTGCAATCTGCTGCTGTGGGGACCCGGCGGACACGGCAAATCGGACATGGTCCTGGCCGCACTTCGCGCGATCGGCCTGACCGACGACGAGATCTTCATCCAATCGTTTGGGGAAGGGATGAGCGAAGATCGGCTGTGGGGCGGCCCCGACATGGCGTCGCTGGACACCTGCGTGCGGTACGACACCTCGCGGTCGTTCCTCGCCCCGCAATACAAAGTGGTGATCTTCGAGGAATTGTTCGACGCCCCGGCGCAGGCCCTGCTGCCGCTGAAGGATGTGCTCACGCGGCGGGTCTTTATGAACGGTCCCGATCGCGTCCCGATGCACGCCAAAGTCGTGATCGCTTGCACCAACAAAGATCCCCGCGATTTTGTCGAGGGAAACGACGCGGTCCAAGCTTTGATGGAACGCTTCTTATTACAGAAGGAGGTCCGTTGGCCGCAGTACGAAGAGAAGAACTACCGCGAATTGTTCGCCAAAGTCCACCCAAACGCATCGGCCGCCGGATATGAATTCCAGCGATTGCTGAGCCGCGTGATCGCCGGGCTGAACGAAGAGGCGTTTACCATGTCGCCCCGGATGGCGCTGCAATCGCTGGAAGTCGTCGCCAATTGCGCGAGGATTCGAGGGGACAATCTGATCACGGCCGACGCGTTCCAGAGCATTCGTTTTGTCCAAGGGATGCAGTCGTATACGGCGGACCTGAGTCGCAAGATCGAGAAGCAGCTGCCCAGCGGGGCGATCAAATTGAAGCTGGAAACGAGCGACCTCCGCGACGCGAGCGAAGATCCGCTGCGGACGTCGCGTGCTCAGATCCCGGCGCTGATCTCCAACAGCCTCAAGTCGCGCTACATCCACTGCGACGAGATCATCCAAGTCCTCACCCACGCCTTCTACCAACCGTGCAACGTCTTGTTGTGGGGGCCCGGCGGGCATGGCAAGTCGGACATGGTGATGACCGCGCTGCGCAAGCTGGGGTATGGCGAGGAGGAGATCTTCCTGCAGTCGTTTGGCGAAGGGATGAGCGAGGATCGGCTGTGGGGCGGCCCCGACATCTCCAAACTAGACGAGTGCCTTGAATACGATACGGCCCGATCTTTCCTGCCGTATGAGATGGTGGTGTTGGAGGAGATCCTCGACGCTTCGTCGCAGGCGCTGCTGCCGCTGAAAGACGTCCTGACGCGGCGGACGTTCATGAACGGCAGCCGCCCGGTGCCGATGAAAAGCAAGGTGATCATCGCCTGCACCAACAAAGATCCCCGCGAATTCGCCAAGGACAGCGACGCGATCAAAGCGTTGCTCGAACGGTTCCCATTGCAACTGGAGGTCCGTTGGCCATCGTACGTGCAATCGGATTACGAAGCGTTGTTCGCCAAATCGCAGCCCGACGCAAGCAGCGACAAACGGAAGCTGCAGCGAATTTACGCCCATGTGATCGCCAGCCTGAACGACGAACGCGAGGCCGGATTTAAGGTATCGCCACGGATCGCGTTGGGCGGTTTGCGACTGGCCGTCAACAGCGTCGGGCGGCATGGGCGGAAGCGAATGATCGTCGAGGACATCCTGACGATCCGCAACGTGCAGGGGATGGAATCGTACAAGCGGGACGTGGAATCGCTGATCCGGTCGGCTCTGCTGGAAGGGGGGATCGAGGTCTTGTTGAGCGATATCGACGAGCGGGCGATCAAATTGCGAGGGGAGATGGATGCGATCAACGCAAAATTTGACGCCGCTAGAACATTTGAAGGCGAAGCCCGCAGCGAGATGAACGACCTGGCGATCGAAGCGATGATCGAACTGATCAGCAGCGTCGACCGGCTGCGGATGGAGCTGGTTCAGATCGTCGTAACCGACCCCAAATTGATCCAATGGAAAAAGTTGTCGGAAAAAAATGTTGAGGAATTGGCCGACGAGATCGAAGCGGGGACGTAA
- a CDS encoding DoxX family protein has translation MVSEKIPSAAPSRLATLCIPLRLATGWGPYPKKLSLLAALMLILLRLSVGWQFYSEGTDKIQNGFDSSRFLSAARGPFAEHFHAVVWDRDGGLRLDDEATQRRWQWYRNTAGSHFGFDDAQQKQADQVLKRTLNQYQFVLDNNVDELAEIDFGRQRLADLAQRPERNDVTSLIGQKETIEREWRQKLDPILSEVDNAWENLQRDMNAVASDDQLRRHGHLELPPLRNQRIDTTVMDKFVPWFDCTIGVLLILGLFTPVAALAAAGFLFSVFLSQFPPATGPTSTYYQLIESMACLVIASTGAGRFAGLDSIIHAAFNRGGSHEQG, from the coding sequence ATGGTGTCCGAGAAAATCCCATCCGCCGCCCCTTCGCGACTCGCTACCCTCTGCATTCCGTTGCGGCTGGCCACAGGTTGGGGGCCCTATCCCAAGAAACTGAGCCTGCTGGCAGCGTTGATGCTGATCCTGCTGCGACTCTCCGTCGGCTGGCAGTTCTACAGCGAAGGGACTGACAAAATCCAAAACGGCTTCGATTCGAGCCGCTTTCTGAGCGCCGCCCGTGGCCCGTTTGCCGAACACTTCCACGCTGTTGTCTGGGACCGCGACGGCGGCCTGCGATTGGACGACGAAGCGACTCAGCGACGTTGGCAATGGTACCGCAACACCGCCGGTTCGCACTTCGGCTTCGACGATGCTCAGCAAAAGCAAGCTGATCAAGTGCTCAAGCGAACCCTGAACCAATACCAATTTGTCCTCGACAACAACGTCGACGAACTGGCCGAAATCGATTTCGGTCGGCAACGCCTGGCCGATCTGGCGCAGCGTCCGGAGCGGAACGACGTGACGAGCCTGATCGGACAAAAAGAAACAATCGAGCGAGAATGGCGACAAAAACTGGACCCGATCTTGAGCGAGGTGGATAATGCATGGGAGAACCTGCAGCGCGACATGAACGCCGTTGCCAGCGACGACCAACTGCGCCGTCACGGTCACCTGGAACTGCCGCCACTTCGCAACCAACGAATCGACACCACCGTGATGGACAAGTTTGTTCCATGGTTCGATTGCACGATCGGCGTTTTGCTGATCTTGGGGCTGTTTACTCCAGTGGCTGCACTTGCCGCCGCGGGGTTCCTGTTTTCGGTTTTCCTGAGCCAGTTCCCACCGGCGACGGGACCTACATCCACGTATTATCAATTGATTGAATCGATGGCCTGCCTGGT
- a CDS encoding AIM24 family protein → MSDGRYTLDAFLEKTRDRDLNQGLFELESDRMLDINLDGEVWIKLGAMVAYTGQVKFEREGILSRGIGNMLKKAVSGEGTSLTKATGNGSVFCADAGKKITILQLQNNAICVNGNDLLAFEMSLKYDIKMMKRMTSMLAGGLFNIRLEGTGMVAITSHYDPMTLPVTPAQPVTTDPNATVLWSGNLEPELKTDVQLKTFFGRGSGESVQLQFRGNGFVVVQPYEEVYFQHGGS, encoded by the coding sequence ATGTCAGACGGTCGATACACGCTCGATGCCTTTTTGGAAAAGACCCGAGATCGCGATCTGAACCAAGGACTGTTCGAACTCGAATCGGACCGGATGCTCGACATCAACCTCGATGGCGAGGTTTGGATCAAGCTAGGGGCGATGGTCGCTTACACCGGCCAGGTGAAGTTCGAGCGCGAGGGAATCCTCTCGCGCGGGATCGGCAATATGTTAAAGAAGGCGGTCTCGGGCGAAGGGACTTCACTGACCAAAGCGACTGGCAACGGATCGGTCTTCTGCGCCGATGCGGGAAAGAAGATCACGATCCTGCAGTTGCAGAACAACGCGATCTGCGTCAATGGAAACGATCTGCTGGCCTTTGAAATGTCGCTGAAGTACGACATCAAAATGATGAAGCGGATGACGTCGATGCTAGCCGGCGGCCTGTTCAACATCCGGCTCGAAGGGACCGGAATGGTGGCGATCACCAGCCACTACGATCCGATGACGCTGCCGGTCACGCCAGCTCAACCCGTCACGACCGACCCAAATGCAACGGTTCTCTGGTCGGGGAATCTTGAACCGGAACTGAAGACCGATGTCCAACTGAAGACCTTCTTCGGACGTGGATCGGGCGAATCGGTCCAACTGCAGTTCCGCGGCAACGGATTTGTCGTCGTGCAACCGTACGAAGAGGTCTACTTCCAACACGGCGGCAGCTAG